Proteins encoded by one window of Paenibacillus urinalis:
- a CDS encoding GNAT family N-acetyltransferase, producing the protein MIIRQAVFEDAAAIARVHVDSWRTAYKGIIKEEVLAGLSVEQRTMNWQRQLGPALDQTAVYVAETKEGDIVGFASGGPSRTLSFPYEGELYAIYILDSHRSQGIGLLLLQSIALFLREQGHSSMFLWALEDNRYRAFYEKWHGIPSGDKLVQIGGEDYTEIAYGWDNLDELLRFK; encoded by the coding sequence ATGATCATTAGACAAGCTGTATTCGAAGACGCAGCGGCCATTGCTAGGGTACATGTGGACAGCTGGCGAACAGCATATAAGGGAATTATCAAGGAAGAGGTCCTAGCCGGGTTATCCGTGGAACAGAGGACGATGAATTGGCAGAGACAGCTGGGTCCCGCACTTGATCAAACAGCAGTGTATGTAGCTGAGACGAAGGAAGGGGACATCGTTGGATTTGCGAGTGGGGGACCGAGCCGAACCCTTAGTTTCCCCTATGAAGGTGAATTATACGCGATATACATATTAGACAGCCATCGCAGCCAGGGAATTGGATTGCTATTATTGCAATCTATCGCGTTATTTTTGCGGGAACAAGGGCATAGTTCTATGTTTCTATGGGCACTTGAGGATAATCGATATCGAGCATTTTATGAGAAATGGCACGGGATTCCTTCTGGAGATAAACTCGTTCAAATTGGAGGAGAAGACTATACCGAAATTGCATATGGATGGGATAACCTCGATGAGTTACTGCGTTTTAAATGA
- a CDS encoding ABC transporter permease: MRMNIKQFIRNIPLHLMILPGLILVFVFSYIPMAGLVIAFQNFSPIAGFKNMNWVGLDNFRYLFDLPGFGQVVWNTVFISVMKIVAGLVVPVLVALLLNEVRRTGFKRTIQTIIYMPHFFSWVILASIIVDVLSPSSGIVNMALKAVGIDPIQFLASNEWFPYILVITDQWKEFGFGTIIYLAALTSIDHSLYEASVIDGAGRWKQTWHITLPGIRPIVILMVTLSLGNVLNGGFDQVFNLYNPLVYESGDILDTMIYRIGLQDAQYSVSTALGLIKSVVSFVFIGLGYYLAYRFANYRIF; this comes from the coding sequence ATGCGTATGAACATCAAGCAATTTATTCGAAACATCCCGCTTCATCTTATGATCCTGCCGGGACTTATTCTTGTCTTTGTTTTTAGCTATATCCCGATGGCAGGGCTTGTTATTGCATTTCAAAATTTCTCTCCAATCGCAGGCTTCAAAAATATGAACTGGGTGGGTCTCGATAATTTCAGGTATTTGTTTGATTTGCCAGGCTTCGGTCAAGTGGTATGGAATACGGTGTTTATCTCGGTCATGAAAATAGTTGCAGGACTTGTTGTCCCTGTCCTTGTAGCTTTGCTTCTAAATGAGGTGAGAAGAACTGGATTCAAACGAACCATTCAAACCATCATCTACATGCCGCATTTCTTCTCATGGGTAATACTGGCCAGTATTATCGTCGATGTATTGTCACCCAGCAGCGGAATCGTCAACATGGCTCTTAAAGCCGTCGGCATTGACCCGATTCAATTTCTTGCTAGTAATGAGTGGTTTCCATACATATTAGTTATTACGGATCAATGGAAGGAATTCGGGTTTGGAACGATCATCTATTTGGCCGCATTAACAAGCATAGATCATTCCTTATACGAGGCTTCTGTTATTGACGGTGCCGGACGATGGAAGCAGACCTGGCACATTACACTTCCGGGGATTCGCCCGATTGTCATTCTGATGGTGACACTGAGCCTCGGAAATGTTCTTAACGGAGGTTTTGATCAGGTCTTCAACTTGTATAATCCACTTGTATATGAATCAGGAGACATTCTGGATACGATGATCTACCGGATCGGTCTTCAGGACGCACAGTATTCAGTATCTACTGCACTGGGTCTTATCAAATCAGTCGTTTCGTTCGTCTTTATCGGACTCGGATATTATTTGGCTTATCGGTTTGCGAATTATCGGATTTTTTAG
- a CDS encoding carbohydrate ABC transporter permease: MHHTTKAYRCFIIFNYVILTILALLCLFPIVNILAISFSSSEAVKAGSVTFWPVDFTLSSYQYILEHKQFLNSFGTSLLRVVLGVLVNLVCTILVAYPLSKEADKFRSRTVYAWIFVFTMLFSGGLIPGYLIVKEAGLLDSIWALILPGAVPIFNVLLMLNFFRGLPKELEEASWRDGAGHLRTLWSVYLPISLPSIATVTLFALVGHWNAWFDGMIYMKSPDHYPLATYLQSMLQQVQTISTDSMTFEDAALLNQISDRTTQASQIFLSVIPILLIYPFLQRYFVHGLVVGSVKG; the protein is encoded by the coding sequence ATGCATCATACGACCAAAGCCTATCGATGTTTCATCATATTTAATTACGTCATCTTAACCATTCTTGCTCTTCTCTGTTTATTTCCGATTGTAAACATCCTGGCGATCTCCTTCAGCTCAAGCGAAGCGGTAAAAGCAGGGAGCGTGACCTTCTGGCCTGTTGATTTCACACTGTCCTCCTATCAATATATATTGGAGCACAAGCAGTTTCTTAACTCCTTCGGCACAAGCCTGCTGCGAGTCGTGCTGGGGGTTCTGGTGAATCTCGTCTGTACGATTCTTGTAGCTTATCCCTTGTCCAAGGAAGCAGATAAATTTCGTTCAAGAACGGTATACGCCTGGATATTCGTTTTTACCATGCTGTTTAGCGGCGGATTAATTCCTGGATACCTTATTGTCAAAGAAGCGGGTCTGCTGGATTCCATATGGGCTCTAATTCTCCCGGGAGCAGTGCCGATCTTTAACGTATTGCTGATGCTGAATTTCTTCCGGGGACTGCCCAAAGAGTTGGAAGAAGCATCATGGAGGGACGGTGCGGGTCATCTGCGGACACTCTGGAGTGTATATCTGCCGATCTCCTTGCCAAGCATCGCCACAGTAACACTGTTTGCACTGGTTGGTCACTGGAATGCGTGGTTTGACGGTATGATCTATATGAAGAGTCCGGATCATTATCCGCTTGCAACATATCTTCAGTCCATGCTTCAGCAAGTACAGACGATCTCCACAGACAGTATGACCTTTGAAGATGCAGCACTACTGAATCAGATATCAGACCGCACAACACAAGCATCTCAAATCTTCTTGTCCGTCATTCCGATACTGCTTATTTATCCGTTCCTGCAGCGTTATTTTGTACATGGTCTTGTTGTAGGAAGCGTAAAAGGGTAA
- a CDS encoding sensor histidine kinase, translating to MWKSKSIVVKLMGAFVLVFLPLYFISIMITMSSSAQMQAEVERAHESKLHFYHSHLEFELQRMTGLVNEYTFDDSMSTLSTRIPIMNSYEVTSNLNNIHNKLSQIKETSPYISDVVYYVPALHKRVSAVDGIRNVEDAEWKNLIDSMGNLHGALSHVGEELYLLRSNPYNMNREEAPNFLLGIRLSSPELKRRLQEFSETGGSEITLSFGQRNQVIISSSNQPVALKQSLHTLDASQPAQNVTRYDTEESFHYSLFDREHYFTLTASIPHQVLRAPMEKYTLWLWVLTILSIVIIFIFSFSVYKSIHKPLSVLIGGFKTAEQGQTGIHIPHSRRDEFGYLYSRFNDMLKRLHILIEENYVARIRTSEAELKHLQSQIKPHFLYNSFFNIKQMAEVENVELIQEFTDYLGQYFRYMTRDSKPEVSLGEEIDHALVYLAIQNIRFGSRVTAIISDIEHQFRSVTVPRVIIQPVIENAYEHALSKRIQGGVLKISYMNDENQLQICVEDNGEALTDETLSTLSGKLSHAAHRHDGEEITGLINVHERLRIQFGNDYGLSVSRSPMGGLRVTFNLPFKGEDR from the coding sequence ATGTGGAAATCAAAATCAATCGTGGTGAAGCTGATGGGTGCGTTTGTACTCGTTTTTTTACCGTTATATTTCATCAGCATCATGATTACCATGTCCAGTTCTGCACAAATGCAAGCTGAAGTGGAGCGGGCACACGAGTCCAAGCTCCATTTCTACCATAGTCATCTTGAGTTTGAGCTGCAGCGGATGACCGGGCTGGTGAACGAATATACCTTTGACGACTCGATGTCCACCCTGAGTACACGTATACCGATCATGAACAGTTATGAAGTTACCTCGAATCTGAATAATATCCATAACAAGCTGAGTCAAATCAAAGAAACAAGTCCTTATATCAGCGATGTTGTCTATTATGTGCCGGCTCTGCATAAGAGAGTCAGCGCAGTCGACGGCATTCGAAATGTGGAGGACGCGGAGTGGAAGAACCTCATCGATTCTATGGGGAATCTACATGGCGCTTTATCTCATGTTGGGGAGGAGCTATACCTCCTTCGCAGCAATCCTTATAACATGAATCGTGAGGAAGCTCCCAATTTCTTACTCGGCATTCGGCTCTCCAGCCCTGAACTGAAACGCCGGCTTCAAGAGTTTTCCGAAACTGGAGGAAGTGAGATCACACTGTCCTTCGGACAGCGCAATCAGGTGATCATCTCATCCTCGAATCAGCCGGTTGCTCTTAAACAGAGCTTACACACCCTGGATGCATCACAGCCTGCCCAGAACGTTACACGATATGATACAGAGGAATCATTTCATTACTCCCTGTTTGATCGTGAACATTACTTTACTCTAACAGCTAGCATTCCACATCAAGTTCTTAGAGCACCTATGGAAAAATATACGCTGTGGCTGTGGGTTCTAACGATACTGTCCATTGTCATCATATTTATCTTCTCCTTCTCCGTGTATAAATCCATTCATAAGCCGTTGTCGGTACTGATCGGCGGATTTAAGACGGCAGAGCAGGGGCAGACGGGTATTCACATTCCACATTCCAGGCGAGATGAATTTGGATATTTGTATTCTCGATTTAATGATATGCTAAAACGCTTACATATTCTGATTGAAGAAAACTATGTTGCCCGAATTCGGACGAGTGAAGCGGAACTCAAGCACCTCCAGTCGCAGATTAAGCCGCATTTTTTGTATAACAGCTTCTTTAATATCAAGCAAATGGCAGAGGTCGAGAACGTTGAGCTGATTCAGGAATTTACAGATTATTTGGGACAGTATTTCCGCTATATGACGCGAGATTCCAAGCCGGAGGTATCGCTGGGGGAAGAGATTGATCATGCGCTTGTATACCTGGCCATTCAAAATATCCGATTCGGTTCGAGAGTTACGGCCATTATCTCTGATATCGAACATCAATTTAGAAGTGTGACGGTCCCGAGAGTCATAATCCAGCCTGTAATCGAGAATGCATACGAGCACGCCTTGTCTAAACGGATCCAGGGAGGGGTGCTGAAAATATCATATATGAATGATGAGAACCAGCTACAAATTTGCGTTGAGGATAATGGAGAGGCTCTGACAGATGAGACCTTGAGCACATTATCTGGGAAATTATCCCATGCAGCACATCGGCATGATGGTGAAGAAATAACGGGACTCATCAATGTCCACGAAAGATTACGCATTCAATTCGGCAATGATTACGGACTTAGCGTGAGCCGCAGCCCTATGGGAGGTCTGCGAGTTACGTTCAACTTACCATTCAAGGGAGAAGATAGATGA
- a CDS encoding response regulator transcription factor encodes MMQRMLIVDDEPLILDGLYTYFQKAEISELEIIKAYSAVEAMDWLNMVKIDIVLSDICMPEMDGMALIQEIMERWPRCKIILLTGHNEFEYAHQAIRNPCVVDYLLKTEGMSQIRKAVDRAIQQIEEENDFRYQTSWFRNKLPRALPQLHRQLLIDIIQRDENLDSSSLQDEFDAIQLPFDSTEWVLPIIIRVEEWNNYETSSDRSLIRYAAANIAEEYLQDKTRVRAIDLDHQVIACFVQMKDSVLKPMPDEKWMRTLRFVHGTLETVQQSIANCLNISVSVMVSEQPVNWVKLSQVIARLRLSAMEGPGQGMEKLLRVDIHNEVNHTPLLMNKLAVASLHLEQIKQRVTTRDKDWSESFRKWTETASEGLEDPFVRLRIYTAAGSCLLEVLQELGLYEVALTEIDLSQMLHFNIQTRWPDIVRFYQSAFEWIVSKRSDSRITDQSQILIAVHAYIKNHLEDDLSLTRIAQEVSLNPSYLSRWYKRITGKGISDYIYEKRVERSKELLLGSTYKMHEISAKVGFSDQHYFYRFFKKAIGCTPQEYRDQKN; translated from the coding sequence ATGATGCAGCGAATGCTTATTGTAGATGATGAACCTCTTATTTTGGACGGGTTGTATACCTATTTTCAGAAGGCAGAAATCAGCGAATTAGAGATCATTAAGGCATATTCTGCTGTTGAAGCAATGGACTGGCTGAACATGGTCAAGATTGATATTGTGCTCAGCGATATTTGTATGCCTGAAATGGATGGAATGGCTCTCATCCAAGAGATTATGGAGCGCTGGCCGCGCTGTAAGATCATATTGCTGACAGGTCACAATGAGTTTGAATATGCTCACCAAGCGATTCGCAACCCTTGCGTTGTCGATTACCTGCTAAAGACAGAAGGAATGAGTCAGATTCGCAAGGCAGTAGACCGGGCTATTCAGCAAATTGAGGAGGAGAACGACTTTCGTTACCAGACCAGCTGGTTTCGTAACAAGCTTCCGCGGGCTTTGCCCCAGCTCCATAGGCAATTATTAATTGACATTATACAGCGAGATGAGAATCTGGATTCCAGCAGTTTACAGGATGAGTTTGATGCGATTCAGCTTCCTTTTGATTCTACAGAATGGGTGCTGCCCATTATTATTCGTGTGGAGGAATGGAACAACTATGAAACAAGCTCAGATCGAAGTTTGATTCGATATGCAGCGGCGAATATTGCTGAGGAATATTTACAGGACAAGACCCGTGTGAGAGCCATTGACCTGGATCATCAGGTCATCGCCTGTTTTGTACAAATGAAAGATAGCGTGCTAAAGCCGATGCCGGACGAAAAGTGGATGCGAACGCTGCGATTTGTGCATGGAACGCTCGAAACCGTACAGCAGTCTATTGCGAATTGTCTTAACATTTCTGTATCGGTCATGGTCAGTGAGCAGCCTGTGAACTGGGTAAAGCTTAGTCAGGTCATCGCCCGGCTTCGATTATCCGCTATGGAGGGACCGGGTCAAGGCATGGAGAAGCTGCTTCGTGTTGACATTCATAATGAAGTCAATCACACGCCGCTGCTGATGAACAAGCTGGCTGTCGCCTCCCTTCATTTAGAGCAGATTAAACAGAGGGTGACGACGAGAGATAAGGATTGGAGTGAATCCTTTCGCAAATGGACAGAGACAGCATCTGAGGGACTTGAAGATCCGTTTGTTCGATTGAGAATATACACTGCTGCAGGAAGCTGCTTGCTGGAAGTTCTGCAGGAGCTCGGCTTGTATGAAGTGGCCCTGACAGAGATTGATCTGTCTCAAATGCTCCATTTTAATATACAGACCCGCTGGCCGGATATCGTGAGATTTTACCAGTCCGCATTCGAGTGGATCGTTTCCAAGAGAAGTGACAGTCGTATTACAGACCAATCTCAAATATTGATTGCTGTCCACGCTTATATTAAAAATCATCTGGAGGATGATCTCTCGCTTACTCGGATTGCCCAGGAAGTGTCGTTAAACCCTTCATACTTATCGAGGTGGTATAAGCGAATTACGGGGAAAGGCATATCAGACTATATCTATGAAAAAAGAGTCGAGCGCAGCAAGGAGCTGCTTCTAGGGTCAACATATAAAATGCACGAGATATCAGCCAAGGTGGGATTTAGCGACCAGCATTATTTTTATCGATTCTTCAAGAAGGCGATCGGCTGCACCCCACAAGAATATCGAGATCAAAAAAACTGA
- a CDS encoding extracellular solute-binding protein — protein MGISFKRITMLSMSVVLSAALAACSSGSGSTEAESTPTTPQQDAGGPLTKYDPPIKLRSTMNETGKETLAEGDSHTDNIWLRGYKDELGIEVTYDWVVADANYNDKMNVTLASGDLPDVLKVSAVQFEQLHEAGMLEDLTEVYDKYASDLVKEFLSAEDGAGLKPVTKDGKIYAMVSFPGSLDSSDMIWIRQDWLKNVGLDAPQSMQDVIEIAEAFTFKDPDGNGKQDTFGIALNKDLPINGFLLGYHGYLETWIKDESGQVVNGTIQPEVKEGLQELQRLYKDGVIDPEFGVKDFAKMMEDVNAGKSGMFFLPQWAPFQVSGMIKNDPNVDWLPYPVQSIDDQPAKTQNHLTLGGIFAVRKGYEHPEALIKLLNFQAEKMFGEAAETERADYLNGMTGLGFQNATVSNLPANKNVQAQDEVEKALESGDTSGLGLEAKLFYDDIMDYRSGNLDKWHMERIFGPESSQGVIKYYRDNDLIVMNEFIYAPTKTMNTKSATLDKLRAETFLKIIYGNLPIDEFDNFVANWKKLGGDEITKEVNELINASK, from the coding sequence ATGGGAATATCATTTAAGAGAATAACGATGTTATCAATGTCTGTCGTACTTTCAGCAGCGCTGGCTGCTTGTTCATCCGGATCAGGAAGTACAGAAGCAGAATCAACACCAACGACACCGCAGCAGGATGCAGGAGGTCCGCTTACTAAATATGACCCGCCAATTAAGCTGAGATCCACGATGAACGAGACAGGCAAAGAAACATTAGCTGAAGGCGACAGTCACACGGATAATATTTGGCTTAGAGGATATAAGGATGAGCTCGGCATTGAGGTTACTTATGACTGGGTGGTAGCGGATGCCAATTATAATGACAAGATGAATGTTACGCTTGCCAGCGGTGATTTGCCGGATGTCCTGAAAGTGAGCGCAGTGCAATTTGAACAATTGCATGAAGCGGGCATGCTGGAAGATTTAACTGAGGTCTATGACAAATATGCTTCCGATCTCGTTAAAGAGTTTCTGTCAGCGGAGGACGGAGCAGGCCTGAAGCCTGTAACAAAGGATGGAAAGATCTATGCGATGGTGAGCTTTCCAGGCTCCCTGGATTCCTCGGATATGATCTGGATTCGTCAAGATTGGCTTAAGAATGTAGGCCTTGATGCACCACAATCCATGCAGGACGTGATCGAAATTGCAGAGGCCTTCACCTTTAAAGATCCTGATGGAAACGGCAAACAAGATACTTTCGGTATTGCACTCAACAAGGATCTGCCGATCAATGGATTCTTGCTTGGATACCATGGATATCTTGAAACATGGATTAAGGATGAATCCGGACAAGTTGTGAATGGTACAATCCAGCCTGAAGTCAAAGAAGGTCTTCAAGAGCTCCAAAGGTTGTATAAGGATGGCGTCATTGATCCCGAATTTGGTGTGAAGGATTTCGCGAAAATGATGGAGGACGTCAATGCAGGGAAGTCAGGCATGTTCTTCCTGCCGCAATGGGCGCCATTCCAAGTCAGCGGGATGATTAAGAATGATCCTAATGTGGATTGGCTTCCATATCCGGTCCAATCCATTGATGATCAGCCGGCCAAGACTCAGAACCATCTGACGCTCGGCGGTATATTCGCTGTACGTAAAGGCTATGAGCATCCAGAAGCACTGATTAAGCTGCTGAACTTCCAAGCCGAAAAAATGTTTGGAGAAGCGGCGGAGACAGAGCGTGCGGACTATCTAAATGGTATGACAGGACTCGGCTTCCAGAATGCAACCGTATCAAATCTTCCTGCCAACAAGAACGTGCAAGCTCAGGATGAGGTTGAAAAGGCACTGGAGTCAGGGGATACATCAGGACTTGGTCTTGAGGCGAAGCTGTTCTATGATGATATTATGGATTATCGTTCCGGTAACCTGGATAAATGGCATATGGAACGGATCTTCGGACCTGAGAGCTCGCAAGGTGTCATTAAGTACTATCGAGATAACGATCTGATTGTCATGAATGAGTTCATCTATGCACCAACCAAAACGATGAACACCAAATCAGCAACACTTGATAAGCTCAGAGCAGAAACCTTCCTCAAAATTATATATGGTAATCTGCCAATCGATGAATTTGATAATTTCGTTGCCAACTGGAAGAAGCTCGGCGGCGATGAAATTACAAAGGAAGTTAATGAGCTGATTAACGCAAGTAAATGA